In uncultured Desulfuromonas sp., the genomic stretch AGCATCACGGTACCGCTGCAGGAGCTGGTTATCGCCACCAAACGCATCAGTACTGACAATCTCGATGTTACCTTACCGGTTCCCGGAGATGACGAAATCGGCATTCTCATCGACGCCTTTGATAAGATGACTTCGGCTTTGCGTGACGAACGTTACAAAATCAAGCTCGCGCACGACGAACTGCAGAACTCTAACATTGAATTGGATCAACGCCGTCGGTACATGGAAATTGTTCTGAAAAACGTCACCGCCGGCGTTATTTCTGTAGACAGTCAGGGCATCATCACCACGATCAACAAATCAGCCGAGACAATGCTGAAAATCCGCAGCAACCGTGTGCTGGGCAAGCGATATCAGAAAGTTGTCACAGGCGAGCAACTCCATCTGATAAAAGGATTTCTCGGCGAGCTGATCAGCTCAGGAAAAGAATCGATTCGTCGGCAGATCTCACTCAGCATCCAGGGACAGCAGCTCACCCTGTTGCTCAACGTTTCAAGCCTACATGACGAAAATCAGCAGTTTATGGGAACTGTGGTCGTTTTTGACGATCTGACACAATTGCAAAAAGCCCAACGGATGGCTGCATGGCGAGAAGTCGCCCGACGTATTGCTCACGAGATCAAGAACCCACTAACTCCGGTACAACTGTCCGCACAACGGTTACGACGCCGCTACCTTGATCGATTCGACAAAGACGATGTGGTCTTTGATGAATGTACCAAAATGATCATCACCCAGGTAGATGAGCTTAAAAACCTGGTCAACGAATTTTCTAATTTTGCGCGCATGCCGGCCAGCAACCCTACGCCACAGGATCTCAACAGCATCATCAGTGAAACGCTGGTCCTCTATCAGCAGGGGCACAAGGAGATCTGTTTTAACTTTGCGAAAGCCGAAGGATTGGAAAAGCTCAACCTGGATAAGGATCAGATCAAACGCGTCATCATCAATCTGATTGACAATGCCGTTCACGCCGTGGAAAACAATGCAACAGCGGCCGAAATCAGCCTAAAAACTGAAGTCAACACCAGCCTGCAAATGGTTACATTGACCATCAGCGACAACGGCTGCGGCATCGCTGATGCCGACAAACCACGCATGTTCGAACCTTATTTCTCAACAAAGAACACCGGTACCGGATTGGGTCTCGCCATTGTCGCGACAATTATATCCGATCACAATGGCTATATTCGCGTTAAAGACCATATTCCCACGGGAACAGAGATCATTATCGAACTGCCCCTGCCATCGGTTTCATAAAACAGAGGAACAGCGATGAAACATATTCTTGTTGTTGACGATGAACGTAATATTCGTGAAAGCATCACCGGAATTCTTCAAGATGAAGGCTTTCAGGTCACAACCTCAAACGACGGTGCCAGCGCTCTGGACGCCGTAACTGAGGAGAAGCCGGATCTGGTGTTATTAGATATCTGGATGCCGGGCATGGATGGGATTGAAACACTAACCCAGTTGCGCAACCAATATGACGACCTTCAGGTCATCATGATGAGCGGCCATGCCACCATTGAAACCGCGGTTACTGCAACCAAACTTGGTGCCTACGACTTTATCGAAAAACCACTCTCCCTTGAGAAGCTTTTAGTTTGTATCCACAACGCTCTCAAAGTGCATGAACTGGTCGAAGAAAATAAAACCCTCAAAGCCAAAATCGGTAAAAGTTACGACATCATCGGTGATAGTGCCCCTGTGCGCGAACTCAAGCAGCAAATCGACATTGCCGCGCCAACCTCTGGGTGGGTTCTGATTACCGGTGAAAACGGTACAGGAAAAGAGCTGGTTGCCCGTTCCATTCACCGCCTATCCAAACGAAGCTCAAAACCATTTATTGAAGTCAACTGCGCGGCAATTCCTGAGGACCTGATTGAATCAGAGCTGTTCGGACACGAGAAAGGCGCGTTTACTGGAGCGACATCGAAACGTAAAGGAAAATTCGATCTGGCCCATGAAGGCACCCTGTTTCTTGATGAAATCGGCGATATGAGCCTGAAAACCCAGGCCAAAGTTCTGCGCATCCTGCAAGAACATAAATTTGAACGGGTTGGTGGCAGTAAAACCATTGAGGTCGATGTCCGCGTCATTGCCGCCACCAACAAGAGCCTTGAGGAGGAGATCAAAGCGGGACACTTTCGTGAAGATCTGTTTTACCGTCTTAACGTGCTGCCGTTTCATGTTCCATCTCTACGTGAACGACGCGAAGACATTGAAGTGCTTGCGACACACTTTCTCACATCCTACTGTGAAAAAGAAAATGCTCCCATCAAGCACCTGAGTAAAGAAGCCGTTGACATAATGAAAACCTATCGCTGGCCCGGAAATGTTCGTGAATTAAAGAACCTGATCGAACGCCTGGTGATCATGACGCCGGGAAAAGCGATCAACGCAGCAGCACTACCTGCTGAAATCAACAAAGGCTATCAGACGCCGGAAATCGCCCTGGACGGCATTGAAATGGACAGCTTCAAGGACGCCAAAGAAGTCTTCGAGCGGGAGTTTATTCGTAGCAAATTAGTCGAGAATGACTGGAATATTTCCAAAACCGCTGAAGCCATCTCAATCGAACGCTCCAACCTGCATCGTAAAATTAAAAGCTATGGGATCGAACTGAACAAGGAATGAAACCGCACAAATAATTCAGTTATATAACTGGAGAGTTTGATCCTGGCTCAGAACGAACGCTGGCGGCGTGCCTAACACATGCAAGTCGAACGAGAAAGTTTCCTTCGGGAAATGTATCTTCGGGTACAGCGGGGAAAATTGGAATTTCGAGGTTAGATCATTAAGTCGATAAAAAAGATAAAAAAAAGGACCCACGTTTCGTGGGTCCTTTTTTCGGAAAAAATTCGGCGGCGACCTACTTTCCCACATAGTTGCCCATGCAGTATCATCGGCGCAACAGAGCTTAACTTCTGTGTTCGAGATGGGAACAGGTGTGACCTCTGTGCTATAGCCACCGAAAAGCGTTTAACGTATAAACTTTTCTGGCAATTGCTAAGACTTTAGACGAATCGGTTGCGAAGTATTTTCGTACGCTTTGTATAAAGTCAGGGGCGAGAAGCTCTCGCCCCTTCCTTCAATAAAACTTTTTATGGTCAAGCCTCACGGTCAATTAGTACCGGTTAGCTGAATGCATTACTGCACTTACACACCCGGCCTATCAACGTTGTAGTCTCCAACGGACCTTTAGGGAACCGAAGTTCCAGGGAAATCTTGTCTTGAGGGGGGCTTCCCGCTTAGATGCTTTCAGCGGTTATCCTTTCCGAACGTGGCTACCCAGCCATTGCTCCTGGCGGAACAACTGGAACACCAGTGGTTCGTCCATCCCGGTCCTCTCGTACTAAGGACAGATCCTCTCAAATTTCCTACGCCCACGGCAGATAGGGACCAAACTGTCTCACGACGTTTTAAACCCAGCTCGCGTACCACTTTAATTGGCGAACAGCCAAACCCTTGGGACCTGCTCCAGCCCCAGGATGTGATGAGCCGACATCGAGGTGCCAAACCTCCCCGTCGATGTGAACTCTTGGGGGAGATAAGCCTGTTATCCCCGGAGTACCTTTTATCCGTTGAGCGACGGCCCTTCCATACAGAACCGCCGGATCACTAAGACCTGCTTTCGCACCTGCTCGACGTGTATGTCTCGCAGTCAAGCTCCCTTATGCCTTTGCACTCTTCGGCTGGTTTCCAATCAGCCTGAGGGAACCTTCGCGCGCCTCCGTTACTCTTTAGGAGGCGACCGCCCCAGTCAAACTACCCACCAGGCAATGTCCCTAGCCCGGATTACGGGCCGAGGTTAGATATCCAAAAGAACAAGGGTGGTATTTCAAGGGTGACTCCACCGACACTGGCGTGCCGACTTCAAAGTCTCCCACCTATCCTACACATGCTGTTCCGAATATCACTGCCAAGCTGTAGTAAAGGTTCACGGGGTCTTTCCGTCTTGCCGCGGGTAATCGGCATCTTCACCGATAATTCAATTTCGCTGAGTCCCTGGTTGAGACAGTGCGGAAGTCGTTACGCCATTCGTGCAGGTCGGAACTTACCCGACAAGGAATTTCGCTACCTTAGGACCGTTATAGTTACGGCCGCCGTTTACCGGGGCTTCGGTTCAGTGCTTCGCTAATGCTAACACATCCCCTTAACCTTCCGGCACCGGGCAGGCGTCACACCCTATACGTCCTCTTACGAGTTTGCAGAGTGCTGTGTTTTTAGTAAACAGTCGCTACCGCCATTTCACTGCAACCCCCTTCAGCTTCGCGTGCGAATCGCTACACCTAATGGAGGCACACCTTCTCCCGAAGTTACGGTGTCATTTTGCCGAGTTCCTTAACCAGAGTTCTCTCAATCGCCTTAGTATTCTCTACCTACCCACCTGAGTTGGTTTGCGGTACGGTCACCTGTTAACTGAAGCTTAGAGGCTTTTCTTGGAAGCATGGGATCAATCACTTTGCGAGCTTTAAGCTCTCGTCATCACGCCTCGACGTTGTTCAGGAAAGCGGATTTGCCTACCTTCCCCGTCTACACGCTTAAACCAGGACGTCCAACACCTGGCTGACCTACCCTTCTCCGTCCCCCCATCGCATTAACAGGTGGTACAGGAATATTAACCTGTTTCCCATCAACTACGCCTTTCGGCCTCGCCTTAGGAACCGACTAACCCTCCGCAGATTATCTTTACAGAGGAAACCTTGGGTTTTCGGCGTGCGGGTTTCTCGCCCGCATTTGCGCTACTCATGTCAGCATAATCTCTTGTAGTTCCTCCAGCCGTCCTCGCGGTCGACCTTCAGCGGTTGCTACAATGCTCCTCTACCACTTAACCCTTGCGGATTAAATCCGCAGCTTCGGTGCTGTGCTTGAGCCCCGTTACATTTTCGGCGCGGACCCACTTGACCAGTGAGCTATTACGCTTTCTTTAAAGGGTGGCTGCTTCTAAGCCAACCTCCTGGTTGTCTAAGCATTTCCACATCCTTTTCCACTTAGCACAGACTTAGGGACCTTAGCTGGCGGTCTGGGTTGTTTCCCTCTCGACTACGGATCTTATCACCCGCAGTCTGACTCCCGTATAGACGTTCTCGGCATTCGGAGTTTGATTAGGTTTGGTAATCTGGTAGGACCCCTAGCCCATTCAGTGCTCTACCTCCGAGACGATTCATACGAGGCTATACCTAAATATATTTCGAGGAGAACCAGCTATCTCCGAGTTTGATTAGCCTTTCACTCCTATCCACAGGTCATCCCCTCAGTTTTCAACCTAAGTGGGTTCGGGCCTCCACGAAGTGTTACCTTCGCTTCACCCTGCCCATGGATAGATCACCCGGTTTCGGGTCTACTCCCAGCAACTATGGCGCCCTATTAAGACTCGCTTTCGCTGCGGCTCCACCTAAACGGCTTAACCTCGCTACTGAGCGTAACTCGCTGACTCATTATGCAAAAGGCACGCGGTCACCCTGACCGAAGTCATAGGGCTCCCACTGCTTGTAAGCGTACGGTTTCAGGTTCTATTTCACTCTGCTTAACGCAGTTCTTTTCACCTTTCCCTCACGGTACTATGCGCTATCGGTCATCGAGGAGTATTTAGCCTTGGAAGATGGTCCTCCCAGATTCCCACAGAATTTCTCGTGTTCCGTGGTACTCGGGGACACCCTAGGGTGAGTCAAGGTTTCACATACGGGGCTATCACCCACTATGGCGGCACTTTCCAGAGCCTTCCGTTACCCATTCTCAATCCCACATCGGGGCCCCACAACCCCGAAACCACCAAGGTAGTTTCGGTTTGGGCTAATCCGCGTTCGCTCGCCGCTACTGACGGAATCTCAATTGATTTCTTCTCCTAGAGGTACTTAGATGTTTCAGTTCCCTCCGTTCGCCTCATACACCTATGTATTCAGTGCATGATGACAGGGCATAATCCCTGCCGGGTTTCCCCATTCGGACATCTCCGGATCAAAGCCTGTTTAGCGGCTAACCGAAGCTTTTCGCAGCTTACCACGTCCTTCATCGCCTCTCGATGCCAAGGCATCCACCATACGCCCTTAGTAGCTTGACCATAAAAAAGTCATATATATACTAATTCGTACTTTGTTTCTTACCTTCGCTTGTACATCATCATCTTAATGATAATGATGCGCAATTTCGTTTGTCGTCTTATGCAATTGTCAAAGATCGTAAATCATTGGTGGAGGTGAACGGGTTCGAACCGATGACCTCCTGCGTGCAAGGCAGGCGCTCTCCCAACTGAGCTACACCCCCAATAGACTTTGGTGGGCCAGGGAGGACTTGAACCTCCGACCTCACGATTATCAGTCGTGTGCTCTAGCCAGCTGAGCTACTAGCCCGTACGCTTCGTCTCTTCAAAGACCGTACGTGCCGGTCTTTCAAAACTAAATAGCAGACTGTAAGATTGTCAGGTCTTCTTGGCCTAAGCCAAGAGATTGACCAGGATGCCTTGCTTCTTACGAAGCAGGTAGGCTCCTTAGAAAGGAGGTGATCCAGCCGCAGGTTCCCCTACGGCTACCTTGTTACGACTTCACCCCAGTTACCGATCATACCATAAGCGGCTGCCTCCCGAAGGTTAGCCCACCGATTTCAGGTACAATCAACTCCCGTGGTGTGACGGGCGGTGTGTACAAGGCCCGGGAACGTATTCACCGCGGCATGCTGATCCGCGATTACTAGCGATTCCAACTTCATGGAGTCGAGTTGCAGACTCCAATCCGAACTGAGACCGGCTTTTTGGGATTCGCTCCACCTCACGGTATCGCTGCCCTTTGTACCGACCATTGTAGCACGTGTGTAGCCCTGGACATAAGGGCCATGATGACTTGACGTCGTCCCCACCTTCCTCCGGTTTAACACCGGCAGTCTCCCTAGAGTGCCCAACTTAATGATGGCAACTAAGGACAAGGGTTGCGCTCGTTGCGGGACTTAACCCAACATCTCACGACACGAGCTGACGACAGCCATGCAGCACCTGTCACCGATCCAGCCGAACTGACCCAAATGTTTCCATAAGGTACGATCGGGATGTCAAGCCCAGGTAAGGTTCTTCGCGTTGCGTCGAATTAAACCACATGCTCCACCGCTTGTGCGGGCCCCCGTCAATTCCTTTGAGTTTTAGCCTTGCGGCCGTACTCCCCAGGCGGGGTACTTAATGCGTTAGCTTCGGCACTGCAGGGGTCAATACCCGCAACACCTAGTACCCATCGTTTACGGCGTGGACTACCAGGGTATCTAATCCTGTTTGCTCCCCACGCTTTCGCGTCTCAGCGTCAGTATCGGTCCAGAAAGCCGCCTTCGCCACTGGTGTTCCTTCGAATATCTACGGATTTCACCCCTACACTCGAAATTCCACTTTCCTCTCCCGTACTCAAGTTTGCCAGTTTCCAATGCACTTCCCAGGTTGAGCCCGGGGCTTTCACATCAGACTTAACAAACCGCCTACACGCGCTTTACGCCCAATAATTCCGAACAACGCTTGCACCCTCCGTATTACCGCGGCTGCTGGCACGGAGTTAGCCGGTGCTTCCTCTAGAGGTACCGTCAATTCTGTTGGGTATTAGCCAACAAAGGTTTCTTCCCTCTTGACAGAGCTTTACGATCCGAAAACCTTCATCACTCACGCGGCGTTGCTGCGTCAGGGTTGCCCCCATTGCGCAAGATTCCCCACTGCTGCCTCCCGTAGGAGTCTGGACCGTGTCTCAGTTCCAGTGTGGCTGATCATTCTCTCAAACCAGCTATCCATCGTCGCCTTGGTGGGCCATTACCCCACCAACTAGCTAATGGACCGCGGACTCATCTGATAACAATAGCTTTCATGAAGAGGCCATCTTTTCCCGCTGTACCCGAAGATACTGTGGGCTTATCCGGTATTAGCACTTCTTTCGAAATGTTATCCCAGATTATCAGGCAGATTATCCACGTGTTACTCACCCGTGCG encodes the following:
- a CDS encoding ATP-binding protein gives rise to the protein MDENKKQHTPELRKRRREWGLILFIVALLVALPFFEKQIYDQTSQVQLSNNILVLALINMNILLIILFLFLIIRNLFKLFLERRRNIPGARLRTKLVVTFVSLSLIPTMLLFFASAGFITNSIENWFSTEIERSLTESLDVAQTYYKNSQSNALYYAEQLAEQIKDGKLLNEDKLEQLEILISLKQKEYNLGIVEVFSSTHEELVRVANPNVPLSEFTDPGSDVIQEALEGKLFTRITPIGKADLIRGVVPVRSNWNASDIVGVVVVNYHVPYSLVSKMQEISSSYQQYKEAQQLKGKVKQGYIAILLLIALVIIFLATWFGFRLARSITVPLQELVIATKRISTDNLDVTLPVPGDDEIGILIDAFDKMTSALRDERYKIKLAHDELQNSNIELDQRRRYMEIVLKNVTAGVISVDSQGIITTINKSAETMLKIRSNRVLGKRYQKVVTGEQLHLIKGFLGELISSGKESIRRQISLSIQGQQLTLLLNVSSLHDENQQFMGTVVVFDDLTQLQKAQRMAAWREVARRIAHEIKNPLTPVQLSAQRLRRRYLDRFDKDDVVFDECTKMIITQVDELKNLVNEFSNFARMPASNPTPQDLNSIISETLVLYQQGHKEICFNFAKAEGLEKLNLDKDQIKRVIINLIDNAVHAVENNATAAEISLKTEVNTSLQMVTLTISDNGCGIADADKPRMFEPYFSTKNTGTGLGLAIVATIISDHNGYIRVKDHIPTGTEIIIELPLPSVS
- a CDS encoding sigma-54 dependent transcriptional regulator encodes the protein MKHILVVDDERNIRESITGILQDEGFQVTTSNDGASALDAVTEEKPDLVLLDIWMPGMDGIETLTQLRNQYDDLQVIMMSGHATIETAVTATKLGAYDFIEKPLSLEKLLVCIHNALKVHELVEENKTLKAKIGKSYDIIGDSAPVRELKQQIDIAAPTSGWVLITGENGTGKELVARSIHRLSKRSSKPFIEVNCAAIPEDLIESELFGHEKGAFTGATSKRKGKFDLAHEGTLFLDEIGDMSLKTQAKVLRILQEHKFERVGGSKTIEVDVRVIAATNKSLEEEIKAGHFREDLFYRLNVLPFHVPSLRERREDIEVLATHFLTSYCEKENAPIKHLSKEAVDIMKTYRWPGNVRELKNLIERLVIMTPGKAINAAALPAEINKGYQTPEIALDGIEMDSFKDAKEVFEREFIRSKLVENDWNISKTAEAISIERSNLHRKIKSYGIELNKE